Proteins found in one Arthrobacter pascens genomic segment:
- a CDS encoding SDR family oxidoreductase has protein sequence MSLEGKVAIVTGSGRGLGLAYAQELARLGAAVVINDVDAAVAAEAVQSITAAGGKAVAVAAAVGSTETARQLVSAAVDTFGRLDILVTNAGVLRDKSLLKMTDEDFDLVINVHVRGTFTCVREAFAYFKENNVAGRIITIGSPTGQRGNFGQTNYAAAKAGIVGMVRTWALEMKRAGVTVNVVIPVAATAMTETVPFFEKAVQAAARGEAMPEFFRKDLGFGTAADVAGLVAFLASDEAGQITGQAIGVGGDRLQLWTHPEAAATEYHNGGWSYEELISSFDGLFGHKLQSVGEEFPELPAELRPEPAAAAH, from the coding sequence GACTGGGACTGGCCTACGCCCAGGAACTCGCCCGCCTGGGTGCAGCCGTGGTCATCAACGACGTTGACGCGGCCGTCGCAGCAGAGGCAGTGCAGAGCATCACCGCCGCAGGTGGCAAGGCTGTGGCCGTCGCGGCGGCAGTCGGATCCACCGAAACCGCCAGGCAGTTGGTCAGCGCTGCCGTGGACACATTCGGCCGCCTGGACATCCTGGTCACCAACGCGGGGGTGCTGCGGGACAAGTCACTTCTGAAGATGACCGACGAAGACTTTGACCTGGTCATCAACGTCCATGTGCGGGGGACCTTTACATGCGTCCGCGAAGCCTTCGCTTACTTCAAGGAAAACAACGTGGCTGGGCGGATCATCACCATTGGATCCCCCACCGGGCAGCGCGGCAACTTCGGCCAGACCAACTACGCCGCCGCGAAGGCGGGCATCGTGGGCATGGTGCGCACCTGGGCCCTGGAGATGAAGCGGGCCGGGGTGACCGTCAATGTGGTGATCCCGGTGGCTGCCACCGCCATGACGGAAACCGTTCCGTTCTTTGAAAAGGCCGTCCAGGCTGCCGCCCGCGGCGAAGCGATGCCGGAGTTCTTCCGCAAGGATCTTGGATTCGGCACAGCCGCAGACGTCGCAGGGCTCGTCGCTTTTCTCGCCTCCGATGAGGCGGGCCAGATCACCGGCCAGGCCATTGGAGTCGGCGGAGACCGCCTGCAGCTCTGGACCCACCCGGAAGCCGCGGCCACGGAATACCACAACGGCGGCTGGAGCTACGAGGAGCTCATCTCCAGCTTTGACGGCCTTTTCGGACACAAGCTGCAGAGCGTAGGCGAGGAATTCCCCGAGCTCCCTGCAGAGCTGCGTCCCGAACCGGCCGCCGCGGCCCATTAA
- a CDS encoding amidohydrolase family protein has protein sequence MSYVSALDVESLAAIDMHVHVEVDDHGHNALPQELVDAASKYFKAQGPRPSLDDIAEMYRERNMAAVVFTVDAHRALGHQPNSSEEIALGAARNNDVLIPFGSVDPTSGPEALERARLLAGDYGVRGFKFHPTVQGFDPSGQQFYPLWEVLQSLGLPVIFHTGQTGIGAGLPGGFGLKLGLSNPILLDAVAADFPELQIIMAHPSVPWQEEAIAVATHKANVWIDLSGWSPKYFPEILVRQANSVLQNKVLFGSDFPLISPDRWLNDFAELTLKDEVRPKILKDNAVRLLGLNDRVA, from the coding sequence ATGAGTTACGTATCCGCACTGGATGTTGAGTCGCTGGCTGCGATCGACATGCACGTCCACGTCGAGGTGGATGACCACGGGCACAACGCCCTGCCGCAGGAACTTGTGGACGCGGCCAGCAAATACTTCAAGGCCCAGGGTCCGCGTCCCAGTCTGGATGACATCGCTGAGATGTACCGTGAACGGAACATGGCAGCCGTCGTCTTCACCGTCGATGCCCACCGGGCGCTGGGCCACCAGCCCAACAGCAGCGAGGAAATCGCGCTGGGTGCGGCCCGGAACAACGATGTGTTGATTCCGTTCGGTTCGGTGGATCCGACCAGCGGGCCGGAGGCCCTCGAGAGGGCCAGGCTGCTGGCGGGGGACTATGGCGTCCGGGGTTTCAAGTTCCACCCCACGGTTCAGGGCTTTGATCCCTCCGGCCAGCAGTTCTACCCCCTGTGGGAGGTCCTGCAGTCCTTGGGCCTTCCGGTCATTTTCCATACGGGTCAGACCGGCATCGGTGCCGGGCTGCCGGGCGGCTTCGGGCTGAAGCTGGGTCTGTCCAACCCCATCCTGCTTGACGCCGTGGCAGCGGACTTCCCGGAACTGCAGATCATCATGGCCCACCCGTCGGTGCCGTGGCAGGAAGAAGCCATTGCCGTGGCCACGCACAAGGCCAATGTGTGGATCGACCTCTCTGGCTGGTCGCCCAAGTACTTCCCTGAGATCCTGGTGCGGCAGGCCAACTCGGTCCTGCAAAACAAGGTACTGTTCGGCTCCGACTTCCCGCTGATCAGCCCGGACCGCTGGTTGAACGACTTTGCCGAACTCACTTTGAAGGACGAGGTCCGGCCGAAGATCCTCAAGGACAATGCGGTGCGGCTGCTGGGCTTGAATGACCGGGTGGCATAA